In Nitrospirota bacterium, the following proteins share a genomic window:
- a CDS encoding response regulator transcription factor: MKKVQILIADDHPIVRMGLRQILEETMGSIDVDEAENGQSALDKAAKQHYDIMLLDIAMPGLNGLDALKLLRTQCPKLPVLMLSMYPEDLYAVRALRAGAAGYLTKSSAPDELFSAIEKILSGKKFVSASLAERLALELEGNNRERPHENLSDREYQVMLLIASGKTISDIAQDLSLSVKTVSTYRTRVLEKMNMKSNAELIHYALKSGLIS, translated from the coding sequence ATGAAAAAAGTACAGATCCTCATAGCCGACGACCACCCCATCGTGCGCATGGGCCTCCGCCAGATCCTGGAGGAAACGATGGGCTCCATCGACGTGGACGAGGCGGAAAACGGACAGAGCGCCCTGGACAAGGCGGCCAAGCAGCATTACGACATCATGCTCCTGGACATAGCCATGCCGGGGCTCAACGGGCTGGACGCGCTGAAGCTCCTAAGGACCCAATGTCCCAAGCTCCCCGTCCTCATGCTGAGCATGTACCCCGAGGACCTTTACGCCGTCAGGGCGCTCAGGGCAGGGGCCGCGGGATATCTCACCAAGTCCAGCGCCCCGGACGAGCTGTTCTCCGCCATCGAGAAGATCCTCTCGGGCAAGAAGTTTGTCAGCGCCTCCCTGGCCGAACGCCTGGCCCTGGAGCTGGAAGGCAACAACAGGGAGAGGCCCCACGAAAACCTCTCGGACCGCGAATACCAGGTGATGCTCCTCATAGCCTCGGGGAAGACCATCTCCGACATAGCCCAGGACCTCTCCCTCAGCGTGAAGACCGTCAGCACCTACCGCACCCGCGTCCTGGAGAAGATGAACATGAAAAGCAATGCCGAGCTCATCCATTACGCGTTGAAAAGTGGTTTGATTTCATAG